A part of Gossypium hirsutum isolate 1008001.06 chromosome A07, Gossypium_hirsutum_v2.1, whole genome shotgun sequence genomic DNA contains:
- the LOC121232203 gene encoding uncharacterized protein, translating into MYKRKILEAIGSLIGKVVKFDFKTNNRTRNRFARMALFINLDKPLISQICVNREMQRVVYEALPTVCFTCGKYGHVKDLCSLSKETSDKVSDKVVADGDPNSKKDKPGKISEPAFRPWMLVECKSRRRSGNTRDSGDMDAGKGRLGSRFNALTVEGEKTGGEKEMLTDLRELNLQAVESDVSILDSREEEFIKSLPSPHINNAKNLDIGLGAQKKTYDLDLDLEAQTNITISEAKRIGEGAHLGYGNDRIRLKSLY; encoded by the coding sequence ATGTACAAAAGAAAGATTCTCGAAGCAATTGGAAGTCTGATCGGTAAGGTTGTAAAGTTTGATTTTAAGACCAATAATAGAACTAGGAACAGATTCGCTAGGATGGCTTTGTTTATCAACCTGGATAAACCTCTTATTTCTCAAATCTGTGTTAATAGAGAAATGCAACGGGTGGTTTATGAGGCCTTACCAACGGTTTGCTTTACCTGTGGAAAATACGGGCATGTGAAGGACTTGTGTTCCTTGTCAAAAGAAACATCGGACAAAGTCAGTGACAAAGTGGTGGCCGATGGTGATCCTAACAGTAAAAAGGACAAACCGGGGAAGATCTCTGAACCAGCTTTCAGACCGTGGATGTTGGTGGAGTGTAAATCCCGCCGAAGATCAGGGAATACTCGTGATTCTGGTGATATGGATGCTGGAAAAGGAAGGTTAGGCTCTCGATTTAATGCCCTTACCGTTGAAGGCGAGAAGACGGGTGGTGAAAAGGAGATGTTAACAGATTTAAGGGAACTAAATCTTCAAGCGGTGGAATCTGATGTGTCCATTCTTGATTCTAGAGAAGAAGAGTTTATTAAATCTTTGCCTTCCCCGCATATTAATAATGCTAAAAATTTGGACATTGGTTTAGGAGCTCAAAAGAAGACTTATGATTTGGACCTGGATTTGGAAGCCCAAACTAATATAACTATTTCAGAAGCTAAACGTATTGGGGAGGGAGCTCATTTGGGCTATGGTAATGACAGAATAAGGCTGAAAAGCCTCTATTAA
- the LOC107953162 gene encoding transcription factor E2FB isoform X2: MEEKKKRSASANALDIFLKRKSDLADREVESSEWALPPGCTELGSSPLQTPVSGKGGKAQKTSRLTKNSKSGPQTPASNLGSPGNNLTPAGPCRYDSSLGLLTKKFINLIKQAEDGILDLNKAADTLEVQKRRIYDITNVLEGIGLIEKKLKNRIQWKGLDVSRPGEVDDNVATLQAEVENLSIEERRLDEKIREMQERLRDLSEDENNQKWLFVTEDDIKSLPCFQNETLIAIKAPHGTTLEVPDPDEAVDYSQRRYRIVLRSSMGPIDVYLVSQFEEKFEEIQGGDPPPNFPSTSGLNENSATAMVTEESSGKEIEMQGHDANRMCSDLSASQDFVSGIMKIVPSEVDSDADYWLLSDPGVSITDMWRTEPGVDWNEFDTLHEDFGMATVSAPGPQTPPPSNATEVPSNSTGRLP, from the exons atggaagaaaaaaaaaaaaggtcagCGAGTGCAAATGCCCTGGATATCTTT TTAAAGAGGAAGAGTGACCTAGCAGATCGAGAAGTTGAGTCTAGTGAGTGGGCACTGCCTCCAGGATGTACTGAATTGGGTAGCAGTCCCCTCCAGACACCTGTATCAGGAAAAGGAGGAAAGGCTCAGAAAACATCAAGGCTAACGAAAAACAGTAAATCTGGTCCTCAAACTCCTGCTTCAAATCTCG GTTCCCCTGGCAATAATCTCACCCCTGCAGGTCCATGTCGCTATGATAGCTCCTTAG GGCTTTTGACAAAGAAGTTCATCAATTTGATTAAACAAGCTGAAGATGgtattcttgatctaaataaggcTGCTGATACTCTGGAG GTGCAAAAGAGGAGGATATATGACATAACCAATGTTCTTGAAGGAATTGGTCTCATTGAAAAGAAACTCAAGAACAGAATTCAGTGGAA GGGGCTTGATGTCTCAAGGCCAGGGGAGGTCGACGATAATGTTGCTACTTTACAG GCAGAGGTTGAGAATCTTTCTATTGAGGAGCGCAGATTAGATGAAAAAATAAG AGAAATGCAAGAAAGATTGAGGGATCTCAGTGAAGATGAAAACAATCAAAA GTGGCTTTTTGTGACTGAGGACGATATCAAGAGCTTACCCTGTTTCCAG AATGAAACACTGATAGCTATAAAAGCTCCACATGGAACCACTTTGGAAGTCCCAGATCCCGATGAG GCTGTTGACTACTCACAAAGGAGATATAGGATTGTCCTCAGAAGTTCAATGGGCCCTATAGATGTCTACCTTGTCAG TCAATTTGAGGAGAAATTTGAAGAGATACAAGGTGGAGATCCGCCTCCAAATTTTCCATCAACTTCAGGCTTGAATGAGAACTCAGCAACAGCGATGGTAACAGAAGAGAGCAGTGGGAAGGAGATTGAAATGCAGGGCCATGATGCTAATAGAATGTGCTCAGATCTTAGTGCTTCACAGGACTTTGTGAGTGGGATCATGAAGATAGTTCCCTCAGAGGTTGAT AGTGATGCTGATTATTGGCTTTTATCGGATCCTGGTGTTAGCATCACTGATATGTGGCGGACTGAAC CTGGGGTTGACTGGAATGAGTTTGATACACTTCATGAGGACTTTGGCATGGCTACTGTTAGCGCACCAGGTCCCCAAACGCCTCCTCCATCAAATGCAACTGAAGTGCCTTCTAATTCCACAGGAAG GCTGCCTTAA